The Lathyrus oleraceus cultivar Zhongwan6 chromosome 5, CAAS_Psat_ZW6_1.0, whole genome shotgun sequence genome includes the window cccagaaaattatggtatttacaaaaacctctctttttctgttgttccataggcggttctttagcgcctggcggttttattaattgaccatctttaactaacagatcgaagatttcgtcacatttggtgatgtcgaacgtataagtccttttggggaacttgtcgttggtttcgactgggtttccgttcgacggagttagtactttgcacgaataaggtgggccttgctttagttcggctaggtcaatctcttgttcgtcgaaggtacttggttcgttttcgtcgtactcatcatcttggcgaacccctacgtaggctaccctctcttttttattcttatttgccctgaatttttcgtcccttaacctttcgacctgtctcaccctatctgctaattgtgccatatccctcagatactgggtatctagtttcttccttatagaataatctagtccccctgcggccatttcgaccaactcatgttctggcactggggtgaaacatctagcctttagcaatctgaacctatttaaataatcatctattggttcggagtgttttctcttaacactggctaattctttcagacttatttttgtttgtcccatgtagaattgttcatggaacaacctttctaactgggtccacgtgtatactgagtttgcaggcaaagatgtaaaccaagtaaacgcgcTTTTTGTTAGGGAACTAGGGaagtattttattttcaaattttcattacgggctatttcccctgcctcgatcagataacgtgccacatgttctatagtggactcgctagtgtcccctgagaactttgtgaacttagggactttccaccttggtggcagttcttcttgcagaatatattccgatagtggggatgcgtaactaggcctttgtaaacccatattcatcccattttgtgccattatcgtttcgaccatggctgccaaaTTGTTTTCGACAGGCGGGTTATTACACCGTATCCGTTGTTGCAATACAGCATCCGCGTCCTGGtctctctggattactatccttctaggctcttgtggaataggaatttcgacacgaggctgttcgactacatcctcttggtttctAACGTTTGTTTGAGGATTATCCAACGGTATctggtttatcgtaggctcttcctggaccgctACCATTGGGTTATGAATtacttgttctctgtgtcgagtttgagggactccaaagaaatcagcaaGGCGCGTCATCTGCGCCGCCAAtaattggtttgtttgggtggtgttttgtattagggggttaaacaccgctcccatttgttgtgtcaacatttggaccatatcatgattactctcgtccatctgttgtctaattacttgcgccaaattatttgttatcggcggcacgtaaagtggttgttgattcaATCTATTCATGTTTccaccatatcctgacccttgtaagggtgaagacaCGTTGGCCATTGAATCCGAATATATTAACGGGGAATTGTGTAAATTTGCCAtcaccgaagttggcattccaaagggttgttccctaccaggcggaggcaaggtgaaatttgttaaaaaaggcctagaagtgttccccacaggagggggtgtcccaacgggcatttgttgtgccctgaaggacgaactaggcgcgttTTGCGATATCAAAACCGCTGGCATCGACCCTGTTGACGAAGGTACAAcctctgacacagggaccgatcctatattgccttctgtcgaaggggcagggttggatactgggatggattcgtttggattatttggctggttcgccattttccttactcttgttcttttaggtatttctacttcggatacggctaatttaccgcttctcagtctcatacaaTGAAGAAAAAACTTTGATTAGTGATTATCTAAATTTCTAGATTTCTGCAcagtcccactgggcgtgccaatttgttcgctgtgaattttggcgaacaacctctggtttaccaaaacttgtagaattgggttacttgcaggatcaaccacacaaatcctaggacatgtgcagatctagatggtcttgaagatgtctagAACCACTTTCATATATCTCATTtttgttctctaagtgttttacgtcgaagAAATGTTGATTAAAGCGTTTAAAGAGATGTAAATTTGACCAAATAAGgtaaaatggcagaaaataaactgacgaaatgtaaagtgtcgaaaatAAAGCGTAGAAAGGTAACAAACTGAAAAGCGTAAAGGGAAAATATAAAGAACTCTATTTTCTATGAAATATAACTTTGAAAgaaattggtgtttgtttacacatacatgttccaaatatgactcttttctctcacacgggtactttgagtgttttcaggaattctgtataagtaattgttcacccctttttctgataacaactaccctatttatatacaaataacataactgttactaacgaccAAATCTTAAATCTGTGACACATGGCCttcttcctttcgccagatgcttccacgcgtcttctgccaaacgtcacgactcttttgaatttgaatttgtacTTTAAGTCGAAATGACGTATTCCTTCAGGCTTTTTGTCGAATTGTCGATATACTACAATGTTCTCTATGTCTGTCAAAGGTGTCTTCCCAGCTGCAGatatcttgtcgaaatgtcgaaacctccattttgtcgaagtgtcgaaccatacttATTAGCCAGACGTTTATCCCATGTTGTTATTTGTCGGAAGAAACATTTTGTACACCAAATCCCATGGCGTCGAAAACGTATATATACAAGTACTGGACAAGAATATCCCATGCCTCCTTCTCCGATTTAGCATGTGCGATTCCGTCGAAATTAGTCACATCAACCGTCGATTGGATGTAAAACGCCGCCTTGCAATCCTTCTTCTTGGCATCCTTGTGAGTGGTTCTCTGTGCGTCAGTTGCATCTTCACCAACCGCAGGAACACCATTAATAACCAATTCTAGGGTTTCTTTAAAGTCAAATAGAGATTGCATATGTTTTCTCCATTGAAGCCAATTCTTACCGTCAAGAGTTGGAATGGAGTTTGGTAAATTTCCGTTATCATTCATCTTTGTAGCGATTGATCATCAACAACCCACGATTCCGAAAACACAACCTTTGATGTGTGATACTTGAAAATGCGATCAAGAATCTAACTAAATCTCAAGATAACAATTTGTTAGTGCGTGAGGAGAGAAAGGGAGAATAAGGAAATAAGGATTGTATTATATAATTAAATGAATAATAAAACTGAATTACAAAGTATCTATTTATATACACCTAAGTGACTTGACTACTaagtaaaataaaaaactaaGTAACAAACCCTAAACTCTAATTAGTTTTGGCTTGGGCCACACAACTCAACTTGGATTATATATAATATCTCAATAAGAAAATGGGAAGTCTTGAATCCTTCTCCAAAAATCGGTACCCATGGTatttatattaattttattttGGTTAATACAATACAAAAGACTGATAGTCTTGTAATTATCAATGAAATAATCATACTCGAAGCAAAATATGAAAAACGAAAATATTGTTGGTAGGCTTTCCAAAGGAGAGAATAACTTAAATTTTCTAATGGAATGGTTCCACAAAACCACAAAATTGGGACCAATGGAAAAACAAAGGAGTCGTCACAAGAGGACAAACTCAGAGGTCTACGATAACCGTATCCACCATTTTTGCGAGTAATAGGATAATGGAGTTGTGTTTGTGTAACTACAAAAGCTGATAAAGCATAGGACATCAGGGAATCAAAGATAAGAAATTCACCTAAGTTTTTAATTGAAGGTGCTCCTTTGCAAATTTGGTATTAGATATTAGCAAATTGAAAGATTTGGAGAGGCAATGAAGTTGAAGAAGGAGTTTGGCAGGAAGTTTACAAAAAATATCTACAACAAGATCAAGCGAAAGTGTGGGCGTGAATGTTGGGGTTTCCATGAAGATTGTTGCCTCTTACGTGAAACTCTTCCCTTCGTTACAATTAAGTTAATATTACACGGCAATGACTAATAATATAAACATACGACACTTTTAAAGTAGGGTTTTCTTTCCTTTTGAATAGACCAGTGTTTATATAAAAATTTAAAGATGAACGAAGTCGCTGAAGAGAAAGCTATGGAAACAGAAAACCTAGGGATCGAACCACAAACTGAGCATAAGAACAATAATGATACAACTCAACTGGGAGAGTCGGAGAGGCTATGGATAAATGTAATAAGTGGAAATCATATTCTAGCCAACGGGATGGTAATCGAATTTGTTGTGCCAAAGATCGTCAATGGTGAAATCAATATAGAAATTGAAGATGCTGACATAGACTACTGACATAGACTACTCGTTGCAAAAGAGCATGTATAATCAAATTGAAGGTTTAAACTACTTTGCTACTTTCTCACCAATTACTAAACTCACCACAGTTAGATTTATTCTAGCCTTAGCTTCAATACATAATTGACACTTACATCAACTTGATGTAAACAATACTTTTCTGCGTGGCTGAAATTATGAAGCTCATTCCCGTGTCTTCCAACAATCAACTTGCAGATTTTTATACCAAGCCTTTGTTTCCAAAGCATATCAATTCTCTCATGACCAAGTTGAATTTGCTAAATATTTACCAAACTTCAACTTACTTCAACTTGTGGGAGGCTATTAACGGAAAAAACACAAACTTAGTTAAGTTAGTAGTTAATCAGTACAAATTAATTACTCTCTCAATTTTAATCAGTTAGATAATTTTCTTCTACTCTAAGCAACTAGCATGTAACTCATCTTATATATAAACTACACACTCATCTCAATCAATGTTATAATAGTTTATCCCATTTTATCATCTTCCACATGTTACCATTCCTATCATAATATTGAGAATTAAAAAAATATAAGATCTTGTACATATCAACTTCTTTCAACCGTATTTCTTGTACAAAAAGGTTACGATCTCAATGATTTGCAACTAAAAGTTTGTGGAAACCAAAAGAGAAATTACAAATGCCAAGGAAAATCACAATAATTAGCACACAACATAGTAGTAGTTCACTCCCTCATCATAGCTCCTTCTTACTTGAAGGTTTGGTTTTGCTCtatatgtcacaaaataatattAGTTAATTCATATGTCATAGTTTTATAGGAAGGTGATTTTCTACTGGTGTTTGAATAGAAACTgaattaaacaaaaaataaacAAATGACCTAATATAACATAACAACCAAAGGATTAGAAACTCTGTCATCAAATTTATAATCCGATCAAAATGATAAAGATTTAAAAGATTCGAATCAAGAAAATTTGCATTAATCAAACTCAATTGGAATAGTTTCTAAACACATGATGTTCCTAAAGGAACTCAGCATATTAGCTATCATTGTAATCCATGAACGAAATAATCCATGAAATCACCAATAATGATAGCACaaaacaaaattgaaaaaaatatataaattaacTTATACTTTTGTGGTTTAAAATCTCAAGTGACATCCTAGCATTAAAAACAAGGTGATATCAAACTCTCAACACAGACTTCTAAGGTGCTTCGAAACATAGCAACACTCTTAAAGGTACCATTCTTGGAATTGTACAGGAACAACTTGTTTTTCTCATGACAACTAAACTCCAGCAGCACAAGATCATGTTCAAATATATATATTACATTTGTCAAGATAGAAGTCTTAATTGGATCCCGCAAGCAAGAAAAATTGAACAATTTAATCCAAGACTCCTTAATTCCATATTCCTTCATGACCCAAACATCATGATCAGAAATAATGCACAACCAATCCCGGAACACACACGATGTCAAGTTAAACACATCTATCCCTCCAGGATCAGGAAGAAGAACCTTTTGATAAGACTCCTTATTCAAGTCAAAAGAAACAATAAAGGGTGGATCACTAGGACGACGTTTAAGAAAGGCTAACCAATTAATTGTGCCATTTACATATTTTCCAGATTTCTCACTGAAAACAGCATCAGAAGGGAACATCTTAATGCTTTTCCAAGAATCAGTACCTAAAGTATGAACCTTAACTTTACTTGTGTCTTCAGGAATACCTTTTTTATAGAAGTAGTAAACAACAACCACTTTATAGTTACGAGAAACATGATCGTAGCCGAATCCACATGTCATATTAGGCTGACTATCCACTCGTGGGTTATCAAAAGGGGACAATTCCTGGAATTTTCTAATGGAAGGGTTACACAAAACAACTAAAGGTTTATAATAGTTGGCGAGACAAAGAATTCCGTCACAAGAGCCAACAATGTAATGTATATTGTGTCTAAAAATAAAATTGGATGAAAACTCAGGTCGAATGAAGTTAGTGGTTATGTCTGCGAAAATGGATTGAATTGGATAAGATTTTAGAATAAAATTAGATGAGGGAGTATGGTAGCTTACACATTGGAGGCTGCTACGTGTGATTGATCCATTAAGGTGCTTTCTGGCGAATTTATGATCTGATATTAGAGAATTCCAATATTTACAGACACATCGGAATTGGAGAAGGTGCTTCACAGGGAGCTTAGAGAGTATTTCTGAGATGAGATCAAAAGAAAGAGTGGGAAGGGAACTGGAGATGTTAGGGTTTCTTCTCTGAATGAGATATGTCATACCGTCTGCCGTTATTCCAAATAAGGTATCAGTAAAAGAAAGGGTTGATTGTGAAGCTATTAAATTAGATTATAAAAGTATTATGGATATACAAGATTTTATAATTGTATTTTATTAATAAgataaaatataatatttatttattataataaaattaattcttTAATAACATGATAAGTATTACAAAGATTATGAAAGGTCTGTtctggattttgaaagtttaATTTCAAATTAAATAGATCAAACTAATCCATATTAAATAGGGTGAGTGGGGTAACTCAGTATTGAGTTATTAATTAACTAATTGCTATGGATTGTTCACAAAGCCTAAGGTTAAAGGCTCAATGATGAAGTGAAAGGAATAAGCTGCAAGTTAGactcttttttcttcttttagCAAACGATTATGCACGTAAAAATTCATATAATCGTTAAGATCAATCGGACGGCTTATCGTGATACATGTCTCTTACTATTAAAAATAGTATATTTTATAATACAATTtcagaattttttttttaaatatctagaatttttaaaaaaatttcaaaattaaccattttttcaaaaaaattacacaaatgGGCAAAATTTGCCCTAAAAGTGTacataggcgccaccctagttgacgcctacccttaatgggtagggcaagtcgccactaggagtggcgcctacacccatttccaataatttttttttttttttaacatgttttattatttttttttattttttttttaaatattagatatttgataaatatatttttcttataaattatattaatttatattaacacttatatataaataaaattattacaagatatatatatatattaatttatatatatattaatttttatatatattaatttatatatatatatatatatatatattaatttaatttataaacaattaatattatacacatgtaaattaatatatataaatatttatttacaagatatatatatatatatatatatatatatatatatataatattatttgtaattaatattatttgtaattaatttaatttataagtaattaatattatttgtaaatttttggaaaaaaattaatttatatacgtgtaaataaatattatagacatgtaaattaatatatatatatatatatatatatatatatatatatatatatatatatatatatatatatatatatatatatatatatatatatatatatatatatatatatatatatatatatataaagatatgatagacaatattttaaagataaagataaagatataaagataataaacagaaaatatttttatttaaataatagacaagacaaatattacaaagatatgattaatcacatatgatgcggtccctggtacgatccgcacgggggaggtctagttactcgcctagacggttcacgtggtggtggtgcttccctattaccaccccttgccctaacgcgtccccttgccgtttgccgttgtggttgggtcgaagtcccttcagtgctgtaggaaagacgggtcccctctgcgctctcaaagctttgtctcggtgggacaaactgactactgctgggtgcgccctcgaattgtggtctttggtagtttagggttgaatcgggttggccaaagtgcagtgtttgttgtggtgtgtagtagtcctgttggtagtcctcttgtatacccgtgtcggggctaggtggaggactggaagagctcgggacattgtcgtgatgaaagtgttgggattggtggaagtggggggattgatattgtggtaggtgttgggactgttgatggtggtgggaatgttgagtttgttgttggtagtcttcatggtattggggttgagtttgtggtatgtattgttgatttggttagggggtggacatgtgttgtggtggttgttgttggtaatatggtggtggtggttgttgttggtaataaggtggtggtggttgttgttggtaaaatggtggtggtggttgttgttggtaataaggtggtggttgttgttgttgggaatactgtggtggttgttgttgttgggaatactgtggtggttgttgttgttggaaatatggctgttgcatccggggatcgtccaaatagaacgggtcagacacaatcatttctggatttgtgtttgctctataccaatccacatattcccttgtcggcttcatttcgttgggcgccaccggaaattgtagaacatagtgggcacggtctttccacattttacgaaactccttagcaaattccttccaattttgggcataccactggtggctgactttttttagatgccaaggttccatagacattggggggcctgggatttcttgatgcattccgaattgaagcttgacacggtcactttggtgcatctccacagtggtgaaccgcattatggccgtttttgttgtccaaacagctgcatcttcggggttgggttgatgttccaatcccaaatatggcctccaaataaactgcaaagaaaaaagtaaatatgttatttatcgagaatgcatgatattaataaatcagttagaagctgagtgatttagtggtaatacatcttgtgctcggagacgatccaagagttgacgataaaatataattttatttttgggggtaagactgtaatccagtccggttgtaatgaacctaaacaaaaaaagataaataatattagttacaaatatgtatagaataaatatacaaaatgaaataacatcataaatttacctagttgcgtaggggaaggagtagacattaggattttctggggctagcctcggcaatctccaccacccccatgtttggagcaagaaagcacatccagaaaatgtacagtgctcattttgtgcatttttacacaaagagctatataggaatgctaatactgcagaaccccaattatatgtgcttattctatcaatgtccccgagcaaactcaagtacataaagtttatgctatttcccgtcccttcgggaaatagcaagttcccaaacaatagcataatgtaaacccgggtttttatgactttttcttgttcggaggattcctcagtcaaagttatggagtcgtggtacaattgtaggctagataatttaataccctgaccccttgctttggcagacccctcaccctcgaccagatctacccccaacatttgaacacatatttggttaggctgttgaacatttccggtgacaggcttaccatctattctaagacccaaaagcatgtacacgtcctctaatgtgacggtacattcaccagttggtaggtgaaaagtgtgtgtctcaggtctccaacgttcacacagagccaaaatgaatttgacatcaattgtggcatttacgacatgcataacatgaccgaaacccgcacgttgtatgtaaggtacgcaccatgggtctggataaggcattgggtgtgaacgttgacgaaatttcttgggatcctttaaaaataaacaatataaacaatcattagattggacttttaaaaaactaattacaaacatatgaaagaggcaatgttcaagaaaaacttacgaatgaggcaatgtttgccctagtgcctctgtgttcttggtccatggtaagaagagacatgactgcaatgtagaacgaagtggggtggatgagaagtttcgccggagttctctgaataaaagtgttagtggttgatgaaaacttgcaagaatgaccctctatttatactcgttttcaagtagactgaatatgcaaaaatgtgacaagtgtaaggcatgcgtggtagtgttggcatgcattggtagtgttggcatgcattggtgcagactaggtgggagttgtcttgtcttggggaagacttggtggaatctgatgatgcaaaacttggacacgtggaaggcatgcgtgggaatcttgcagaataggtgcaggttaggtggtagtgttggcatgcattggtgcaaACTAGGTGGGAGctgtcttgtcttggggaagccttggtggaatctgatgatgcaaaaatgtgacaagtgtaaggcatgcgtgggaatcttgcagaataggtgcaggctaggtggtagtgttggcatgcattggtgcagactaggtgggagttgtcttgtcttggggaagccttggtggaatctgatgatgcaaaaatgtgacaagtgtaaggcatgcgtgggaatcttgcagaataggtgcaggctaggtggtagtgttggcatgcattggtgcagactaggtgggagttgtcttgtcttggggaagccttggtggaatctgatgatgcaaaaatgtgacaagtgtaaggcatgcgtgggaatcttgcagaataggtgcaggctaggtggtagtgttggcatgcattggtgcagactaggtgggagttgtcttgtcttggggaagacttggtggaatctgatgatgcaaaacttggacacgtggaaggcatgcgtgggaatcttgcagaataggtgcaggctaggtggtagtgttggcatgcattggtgcagactaggtgggagttgtcttgtcttggggaagacttggtggaatctgatgatgcaaaacttggacacgtggaaggcatgcgtgggaatcttgcagaataggtgcaggctaggtggtagtgttggcatgcattggtgcagactaggtgggagttgtcttgtcttggggaagacttggtggaatctgatgatgcaaaacttggacacgtggaaggcatgcgtgggaagattgtttaaaataaataatcaggttgtttaaaataaataattaagcttaaataaaattgaataaatgaggttgtttaaaataatcaggcatgcgtgggaatattatttaaaataattaatcaGGTTGTTTAAACACATAATGGAAAAAAGAGGTAGTTTAGTATTGGAAGTGTGATATTCAGTATTGGAAGTTCAAGAAGTTTAAGTTTTTGGTGCAAGCAAAGCTAAAGctgagactaagttcagactATGTGGAGAAtacatttgatggataggcagtagacgtgtcaaaattattacatgcatgcAGTTCCACCTTGCCTGCAAGATTCTTGCATGCTTtacacgtgtccaagttttgcatgcgttgctcttggggaaggcttggttgaagacatgcatgcaaagatgtgtcggaatcttgcagtataaatatgcacacacattttcacaaaggtattcacaatatcttcacagcaatcttcacaaaaccttcacaatatcatcacaaaaccttcacaaaaccatcacaatatcatcacaaaaccctcacaaaaccttcacaaaaccttcacaaaaccttcacaatatcttcacaaaacatggcatcttcatcacaatacaaaatcaaagctcacgtcaatggtgagacttatgaatgtgatatgtctggcttcctatttagaaacaccgaatgcactcgtttttgtctaaatagaggagctgacttctcttacctgaaaaggaagattgagtccaaactaagacaacccgtgtcccaaattttttatcaacaaccttttttttcagaaaacaactctgtcaagttttataagtcattgattcaaaatgacatggagacacaatacatgcttcgtaaccatgagtactctggttacgaatacatagtgttgtacattgtgttggaacaacctcaaccaactcagaatattcaatcacaggttattgatcctgtgattgatgacgaacaagatgttgagcaccacgttgaagacgatgtggttgatgatgctgaagacgtggttgatgacttggtgaaccgtcattctgaagacgaagaccaagctcaaatacctatagcgcaacgctactcaccgcctgcgcacttcacaacacttaacttgggcgaggatgagccctcatcagatatgttctacaacccatatatgaggtctgatgaggacttaaagaagggtgaccaatttcggaccaaggaagagtgtctgttagcaataaagaactggcacatgaaaaattgtgttgactacgatgttatcaaatcaaatccggaaagatacgttattgtatgcaaaaatccggagtgtgggtataggttgatgtcatcgtacaagaagaaacataatgcgtgggtgatagggtccatatctcaagctcacatttgcgtcaacaccaacatggcacaggatcatcgcaaacttagtcatgatatgatctgccattccatattacctctagttgaggctgacccgtcactgaaggtcaaaacaattatctcccattgtgtggctgttttcaaatatacaccgtcatacagaaaggcttggttagcgaaaaccaaggcaattgaactggtgtacggtaactgggaggaatcatacaaacaactaccacgctacctggctgcactacgattgtactcacctgggacggttactataatggagac containing:
- the LOC127082956 gene encoding F-box/kelch-repeat protein At3g23880-like; this encodes MTYLIQRRNPNISSSLPTLSFDLISEILSKLPVKHLLQFRCVCKYWNSLISDHKFARKHLNGSITRSSLQCVSYHTPSSNFILKSYPIQSIFADITTNFIRPEFSSNFIFRHNIHYIVGSCDGILCLANYYKPLVVLCNPSIRKFQELSPFDNPRVDSQPNMTCGFGYDHVSRNYKVVVVYYFYKKGIPEDTSKVKVHTLGTDSWKSIKMFPSDAVFSEKSGKYVNGTINWLAFLKRRPSDPPFIVSFDLNKESYQKVLLPDPGGIDVFNLTSCVFRDWLCIISDHDVWVMKEYGIKESWIKLFNFSCLRDPIKTSILTNVIYIFEHDLVLLEFSCHEKNKLFLYNSKNGTFKSVAMFRSTLEVCVESLISPCF